The genomic interval CATCCAAATCGGATGAATTACTACCATCCAATTCGATTGGTTTTCATTTAACTGTCATAGTTAGGTTGAAAACATCCTCTTTCAGTTTGAAAATCAGTGGTATGATAATCATGACTATAATGTTTTATTTACAAGCAAGGGATGTGAACCTGATGTGGGAACTTGAGAGGAAAAGTAAAATTCCTATATATAAACAAATTACCGATCATCTAGAAAGACGGATTTCCTACGGTGAATTCCCTCCTGGCAGCTTGCTTCCATCGGAGAGAAAATTGGCTGAACAACTGGGCGTCAACCGCAGTACAGTCATTTTGGCTTTTGCCGAGCTTCGATCGATGGGGATTATTGAAAGTCAGACAGGCAGTGGAACGCGTGTATCCAAAACAAAATGGGGAGCCACTCCGAGGCACACGCCAAATTGGAGTCGGTACGCTGAAGGCGGCAGCTTTCTACCTAACTTACCCTTTATGCGAAGAATTCGTGAAGCGCTCAATCAAAACCCCTCTCTCATCGATTTTGCTAGCGGCGAGCTGTCGGCTGATTTGGCTCCTAATGATGAAATTACAACGTTGATGAGTGAGAATAAATACACTTCATATTTGGGTTATGATAATCCTCAAGGGTATATTCCGCTTAGACAAGCGTTGGTATCCTATCTTGATCAACATCGAGGTATTAAGACAACGGAATCATCGATTTTGATCACATCGGGATCTCAGCAATCGTTATATTTAATAACCCAGTGTTTGTTGTCGCCTGGCGACGCAGTTGCGATTGAAGATCCTTCCTACTGCTATTCTCTGCCTATGTTTCAATCAGCGGGGCTTAGATTGTTCCGTCTTCCTGTTGACAGTCAAGGGGTATGTCCAGAGGACATTCGAGCCTTATACAAAAAACATCGGATCAAAATGGTGTTCATGAACCCGAACTATCAGAACCCAACAGGTACAGTGTTCGGTGCTGAACGTCGCAAACAGCTGCTTGACGTTGCAAGCGAGTTGGCGCTGCCTATTGTCGAGGATGATCCATTTAGCTTAACGGACTATGAAGGTTCACCGCCTTCACCGCTGAAATCAATGGATTCAATTGGGTCTGTCCTCTATATCGGTTCTTTTTCCAAAATAGCTGCATCTGGCATGCGAATTGGTTGGATGGTTGCCCCTAACTCCATTGTGGAAAGGCTTGCTGACGCAAGGCAGCAAATGGATTTTGGACTTAGCGTTATACCGCAGCAGGTAGCGGCACAATTTTTGAAGTCCAATTATTTTGAACCTCATCTTGACCGCTTGCGAATGCAGCTCCAATATAAACGAGATTTACTTATTGAAGCATTGCAGAAGGAACTTCCAGGATTGGTTACGTTCACTGCCCCACAAGGTGGTCTTCATCTATGGTGTAAGCTAGTTCCGGATGTTCACGATGGAAAGCTGCTGGAGGAATCCATAAAAAGAGGGATTGTTTTTGTTCCTGGAAGTGTGTACGGATCGGATTCTGGTTTCGTAAGATTTACTTTTGCTCGAGCAAAAGAAGCTGAAATTGGTTTAGGAATCTCCAAATTTGCAGATGCGCTGCGTGAGCTTATGAATTGCAAATAGCTTAATAGGAATTAGAAATAACCGCGGAGGTATACCTCCGCGGTTATTATCAACTCGTTAACATGATTTGGCAAGGCGAAACCCAAGGTCGTCAATACAAAATGACGGATGACTGCGACGACGACAAGTGGCTCCGCAGCCTCTCGCTTCTTCAGCCCAGCTGCCGCCCCGAAAAATGCGATATGAGCCATATACCTGCTCATCATATAAATCCCAGCACCATTCCCATACGTTTCCTAACATATCATATAAGCCCCATGCGTTGGGTTCTTTTTTACCTACTTCGTGAATGCTGTCTCCCGAATTTCCATTGTACCAAGCGATTTTATCGATCTCTCCGTATTGATAGCCAGCTGTTCCTGCTTTACACGCATATTGCCATTCCGCCTCTGTCGGAAGGCGATAGCCATTAGATTCCCAATCACATTCAACATGATCTCCATCCTGACTGAATGAATAACACTCCGTTAATCCTGCATTCAGGGACAATAAATTACAAAAATAGATGGCTTCATTCCAAGAGATATTGACCACTGGTTTTTGATCACTACTCAAAGAAAGAGGAGATTTTTTGGTTACAGCTAAATACAATTCCATCGTTACGGGATAAGGTGAAAGATAAAAGGGTTTAATTTCAGACTTCCATTTTCGCTTCGTCCGGTCATCTCTTAATTCAATTTCTCCAGCTGGAATGCTTGCCATTGGATATTCATTATGTTTATTTAGAGCATTAGAAACGGCGATCTCCTCCTTTGTTTACATGTTGCACTACTGTAATTTACCATAAATTAGTGATTCGTTATAAAAGAAATTGAATTTTCCTCTCCATTTGGAATACTTGACAAAAAAGGTACTGCCAG from Paenibacillus sp. FSL K6-3182 carries:
- a CDS encoding formylglycine-generating enzyme family protein — protein: MASIPAGEIELRDDRTKRKWKSEIKPFYLSPYPVTMELYLAVTKKSPLSLSSDQKPVVNISWNEAIYFCNLLSLNAGLTECYSFSQDGDHVECDWESNGYRLPTEAEWQYACKAGTAGYQYGEIDKIAWYNGNSGDSIHEVGKKEPNAWGLYDMLGNVWEWCWDLYDEQVYGSYRIFRGGSWAEEARGCGATCRRRSHPSFCIDDLGFRLAKSC
- a CDS encoding PLP-dependent aminotransferase family protein: MWELERKSKIPIYKQITDHLERRISYGEFPPGSLLPSERKLAEQLGVNRSTVILAFAELRSMGIIESQTGSGTRVSKTKWGATPRHTPNWSRYAEGGSFLPNLPFMRRIREALNQNPSLIDFASGELSADLAPNDEITTLMSENKYTSYLGYDNPQGYIPLRQALVSYLDQHRGIKTTESSILITSGSQQSLYLITQCLLSPGDAVAIEDPSYCYSLPMFQSAGLRLFRLPVDSQGVCPEDIRALYKKHRIKMVFMNPNYQNPTGTVFGAERRKQLLDVASELALPIVEDDPFSLTDYEGSPPSPLKSMDSIGSVLYIGSFSKIAASGMRIGWMVAPNSIVERLADARQQMDFGLSVIPQQVAAQFLKSNYFEPHLDRLRMQLQYKRDLLIEALQKELPGLVTFTAPQGGLHLWCKLVPDVHDGKLLEESIKRGIVFVPGSVYGSDSGFVRFTFARAKEAEIGLGISKFADALRELMNCK